One window of the Polypterus senegalus isolate Bchr_013 chromosome 18, ASM1683550v1, whole genome shotgun sequence genome contains the following:
- the LOC120518714 gene encoding cytochrome c oxidase subunit 6B1 translates to MSEAMQEKLKNYRTAPFDARFPNTNQTKHCYENYLDYHRCNKAMSAKGQEVTPCQWYRRVYKSLCPVSWVSKWDEQVENGSFPGKV, encoded by the exons ATGTCAGAAGCTATGCAGGAGAAACTGAAGAACTACAGAACAGCTCCATTCGATGCCCGCTTCCCCAACACCAATCAGACCAAACACTGCTATGAGAATTACTTGG ATTATCACCGCTGCAATAAGGCAATGAGTGCAAAGGGCCAGGAAGTCACTCCTTGCCAGTGGTATCGTCGGGTCTACAAGAGCCTGTGCCCAGTGTCTTGG gtgTCAAAGTGGGATGAGCAGGTTGAGAATGGCAGTTTCCCTGGAAAGGTGTGA